The segment atattactagctatatagaacatttagccatgccatcATAATTTAATactgttaaagttattttatttgtaagacagcagaagattagtatacagaattatatgtgcttccgagtaacatacgcaagagacagacgccgaaagaaaaatatcgatatgagaacatcgatatgagaacatcgatatgcagcagggcacatgcgcagtgttgttagagatcaatatctaattatcgtggcggtaactttgaacactcctcctcaacacaacgcatgtttacaaactttaaatatacttaactaatattcaataacatgtcaagcacttattaacgatcttttaaaccaaatgcgaatacaaatttatggtgcttaaccttggctaagttctttgtgaggacatctgctatcatctcatcggttggcagatacgcaatgttgacttcacctctcttgagaacctctcgaatatgatgtatcttgacgtcgatgtgctttgtacgtgcatgaaacatggggtttctagcaagctgctgtgctccaatgttgtcgccgtacatctgaatagctgactccttggacatcagcttcaagtcaatcagtaggctgcgaaagtatatcgcctcttttgctgcagatgataaggctatgtactctgcctccgtggaactgagggcaaccgtcgattgctttcttgactcccaagaaaccgctcctcctgccaacatgcatacatagccaGTGAATGACTTTCGGTTCCTCATATCACTTGTCCAatctgcatcaacaaaacactcaattgcCTTTCCTTGCTTTTTGTAGAatatctcccagtcgatagtttttcccaaatatcgaaggatgtgcttggctgccgcttcatgctcggaatgaggatccttgttacgttgtgctaatttgttcaccgaatgcgcaatgtccggccgagtcataacagcaagataagataactctccaattagcttttggaacgatgtgatgtcgaccctgcggcagtcctctttgttgcatgccacctggtaaccagcttcaagaggcgtggacgtctgtcgacaatctttcaaattgtactgttcgagcaactctctaatatacttccgttggctgattgaaatcgcacccgtactgccttcacgtttcacctcaatacctaaaaagtattgcataggcccgatgtcaaccacatcaaattctgctgcgatctttatcttgatatcagatatatcatctaggtccttacacgccaaaataatgtcatctacgtagacagctattagacacatatttttacctggcttacaatatagacagggttcgttgacagtcggtataaagccaatgcgtctcagcgttgcatccaacgtagagttccacactcttcctgattattttaggccatatatacttttgtgaagcctcaaaacgtgatttgggtgaacttcgctgatgaagctctcaggttgtctcataaaaacctcatcttccaattcgccgttgagatacgccgtgacaacatccatttgatgtaggtggagaccatgttcgactgcaagtgcaattatcaacctgatagttgcgtggcgtacaactggtgcaaatgtttccttgtagtcgatcccgtagcgttggctacaacctttcgccaccagacgtgatttgagcctgttcacgcttccatccggattggacttaactgcataaacccatctgcatccaatggactttttcccgctaggcaatttagtaagcgaccacgtgccgttcttcacgagagattcgtactcgtccttcattgatgctttccatatctcgccttcagtagaccgttcagcttgtgcgtagttttgtggaacttgtacgtctgctgccagtatcgcattgagcatatgatactgcttccttggtcgtcctagtttgcccgtccgtactatggttgggcgtcctggtcctcttattggttctggaattacaagaatgtcattactagacctaatctcctcctgattttctggctcattttctgtatctttaaattgctcgctatccatttcgggttcagagtcctggttttgttgaacctcaattgatgccatgtcattggaacatgatgcatctagtttgcccccttcaggttctacaaaaatgacatccctactctctacgagtttcctggtttctttactgaccaaacggtatgctttggctgtatccgagtagcccaccattatatactctaagcctttctgtgcgaactttgatttctttgttttatctagagctatcgctactgagccaaaaactcttaaatgcgataccactggctttctacctgtccatatttcaaaaggtgtcaccccgctcaagcagctgattgccactctatttcgcaaatacgtggcagttcgaatcgcttctgcccaatagcattcacttaacccagcatgcagcagcatacttcttgccatttctaccaatgttctgttggccctttctgcaactccgttttgttgaggtgtatatggcactgttaagtttcgctttattccattttggtttaggtaattatcaaaaacgtttgatatgtattctcggccattgtcgcttcgtaaatccttgacttttctcccagtttggcactcaacttgacttttaaattctttaaaagcctcgaaaacctgatctttggtttttaggaaacttactgatacatatcttgaacaatcatcaataaatgtggcgaaatatcgtttgcctcccattgactgcttttgcattggaccgcatacatcagtatatattaagtctagaacgccctttgacctgtttgtgctcgattgaaatggttgcacgcaaattttactttttgcgcatgttgcacacacttgttttggcttgtatatgcccttgagacctattaccatctccttgttaaccatttcctttaatgcgtcaaaatgtacgtggccgaacctattgtgccatttgaatgcatctgcctcaacatttacaatgttcatacacttttcctgattgtcctgaaccataaacaatccattttccagatgtgcctttataactatttttccgttttcaaaaatcatcgcttgatttttctcaaacacaactttttttccatgttttaatagttttgtgaccgatgtaaaattgtactgcaaatctggtaccaagataaccttttccagcgtaacggatctatcaccgaactttacttgAACAGTTCCATGCCCTTCAGCAATATGTGATTTACCGCCGTTGCGCCACTgtctatgcaccatgcatttaacatctggtcatttggcttagctaaacttaggattggtactaatttttctggttccactttggcatattcggttacgcaaagcattgtacccaatctttccccgcttttactgtttgcgcccttgttgtttgctccttcctgcttgcttttagcacggcattccgatttaaaatgcccttcctttccgcacttaaaacactttttgcccttcttaaagtttttcttaaaatttttgttgtcataactgacgtgtagttccgcgctacttgtaatttccttgctaatgctatcttcctgcctattcgcttcttcagaaatttttatttttagcatgctcaagctcggcaaatcatctcgcgtctcaatcgcaacaacaaaactttcatacgatttaggcaaaccatttagcaacacaactgataagatcttttcatcaacctttatgttgacctctgctaaagcctcgtgtaccacctggaatttccgcaaatattcctgtgcacttataccatccgacatttttaacgtcaacaattgtttaattaaaagcactacccttgctggtccgcttggcctgtgaattttatttagcttttgccatgcctgtgacgacgatacacaatttttaatattgtttagttgggtcgatttaacacaaagtaaaattgacgccaacgccttttgatcctttagttcaaaagctgcacgttgctcatttgttgcaccttcactaagctcaattttaccactgacgattggccacaaatcattttgtatgagaacacttctcatcaaaacttcccatgtgctataattgttttcgtccagattctcaatattgaaattcatatttccactcattttttatacttattgtcccacagtgcaaaatttgtaactgtcgatcgtctcatgcacaaagcaactacgacgacaatactgttgtccgtgtctttcttttgttttttcgtaTTCTTTTAAGTATCCCTTCGAGTTtctatttacacacacacactcgcgattTTCTATgccttggtatacacacttttgggtatacacactcgcggttttgtgcggcttggcatacgcactttttggtatacacacttgagtCTCCGTTCGCATGTTCCGATTCGCTGCAAAAATCtaatcaaaaaaacacaatgcgtatttgttcaacttgttctttagcctttctatgtacacacatacactaatgagtctatgccatttttttagcactgcttttcactaagcaccaaacaatgtttattgtttctcacTGTTTCTGTTCTGAATAGGCAGGCTTAGTGTAGCGATGATACCGTGTAAAATTAGGAAATTGAAGTGAAAATTATAACGAAGAAAATGAATTGCTAAGCGTTTCATATGGAGggaagaggagccacagcaacgagagggtaaggctgctgcacatggcagGGAGATCCAAAACGTTGTTATTCAGATCtcaggtagggagggtacgtCAGGGGTAAAAACATCGACACCTCGACCTGGTCCACGTCTGTGTTGAAGGAAGTTACTGTAATgttgtttgtcgagtagagtccgtttgcagttttttttgtcggttacttttgttgtttcaatttgttcgagatgtccaattagttggtatattgtgcgacctgagggcttgggaagtacccagccctgggatgaCTGGCTAGCCGGCCTTGCCCCGAAGAAAACAAAGGTTCGTAACAATAATGGCGCCCAATCTGAGACAGGGAAGTGGACTCGCAGTCCTGGCTCTACCATTGTAGGCCGTCTAACCCGGGAATTGTAGTGACCAATATCGGTGCGTGAGTGAACGGTataggtataaaaacacatccccggtgatttaatgtaactcttttttattagctgcgcgtccgtctctcacaatcgccatttacaaagtgccctcactctcttctcgatgtttcttatccgatatctcactattggtatttcccaccgagtgtatcgatggtgcggtaaataccaatgcgcgctgtatgctattttaaatactagttGAATGCCTCACTAATTATTACCTTGCTACAATTCGTCCATCCTGACCGGAGTGCTCCTGAACTCCTTACATTTAATTTAGTTTCTAGATAGGTTGATTTATTACAGTTGGGTGTGGTTTACTCTTAATATTCTAAGTTTACGTGTTACAatcattttcttcattttgattccctgtgacatttgcattaTTACCATTTTCAATCCACGGCTTCATATTTGCCACCGCCCAAACTCCTTTATACGGGATCCTTGATTGTTGAAACCCCTCTACATCTTCTAGCAAATACCTATCATTTTTTAACACCTTTGATATCTTATAAGGTCCTTTGAACTTCGGGATAAGCTTTTTAGACACCCCTGTATGAGTGTCGAAATTTCTAACCATAACTAGATCATTATCTACGTACACGTGTGGCTCCCTTCGCTTTGAATTTGTTGCTTGTTTGTTATAAGACTGTATTTTTTCCTGATGAGTGCCTGCTACTGCTCTAATCTTTTCTATATCCCTTGTTGCCCGCTGTTCGGTTAGTTCGTCTAGATGATCTTTTAGTAAATCTGAAACCTTTCCTTTTTGTACGACCCCAAACAACATTCTGCTCGGGTGTTCATtaattgttctttgaattgtgttgttcatcgCGTGTTCTACTGTTTCCACTACCATATCCCAATGTAATCCTTTTTCCGGGTCAACAAGCTTTGCAATCATGGGTCCCAAACTTCTGTTCACCCTTTCTACCTGCCCGTTGGCCTGTGGCGACCCTGTTGCTATCTTTACGTGTTTAACATTGCTCTGTTCTAAGAATTCTTCAAACTCTTTTGACGTGAAACAGCTTCCTCTGTCTGACACAATGCATCTGGGTCTACTGTAAGCTCGGAAATAATCTTTCATTGCAATTACTGCTTCCTTTGTGCTAGTGGTTTTGGTCGTATAAAGTCTTACGAATTTGGTGAACGCGTCTATTACTACTAAAACATGTTTGTTGGCCCTGCCTTTGTCGACTGGCCCGAAATGGTCGATATGTACTACCTCGAATGGTCCTGACCCTTTTGGTATGTTGTGTAAAAACCCTTCCTCTTTTCCGTGTTTTGCTGAGTACGCTATGCATTTTAGACAGTTTTCAATGTGTCGCTTGGCTTTATACCTTACGTTTGAGATCCAGTAGCTTTTCGATATAGCGTCGGTCATCTTGTCTATACCGACGTGCCCTAGTTCATCGTGGTACTTATAGAGTACGTGGCCTTCCATTTCCTCGGGTACGCAGAATAGGATAGTATTGTTATCTTTTTTCCTGTATATTATTCCGTTTCTCATCTCATAATGTTTGTGTTCTGATTTCTGTAACGTTTCTCTCAGCTCCATCAGTTTTTTATCCCTGTTTTggcatataattaaattttcttcaaAGGTGTTTGTGTCTACCGTGAGTATCTGAACGGCTCTGCTTAGCGCATCTACGTGTTGCATTCTACTTCCTGACCTGTGTTCTAACTTGTAGTCATAATTTTGTAACTCTAACGCCCAGCGGGCAATGCGTGGATtgagttcttttttgtttagaGTCATAGTTAGCGCGTTGCAGTCTGTCACTATTTTGAAGGGTATGCCTTGCACGTATACTCTAAACCGTTGTAGTGCATAAATTATCGCTAGTGTCTCCAGTTCAAAGCTGTGGTATTTTGCTTCGGTAATTGTTGTCCGCTTGGAGAAATAAAACACCGGGTGCATTCTGCCATCACCCTTCTTCTGCATTAGAATTGACCCGAAACCTAACGAACTTGCATCGCAATGTAATTCTGTCGGATCTCTGGGATTGTAAAGTGCCAAGATCGGTGCTTCCAACAAATTACTTTTGAGTTGTTCGAAACATTCTAGTTCTACGATACCGAATTCAAACTTCCTGTCTTTTTTGACCAAATCATAAAGGGGCTTAGCTTTCGTAGAAAAATCTTTTACGAACCGTCTAAAGTAAGAACATAACCCTAAGAAACTCTGCACTTCGTTCGTTTTCGTGGGGACTGGGAACCCTTTTACTGCCTGTAATCCCTTCGTATCTGGTTTAATTCCGTTACCCGATATGGAATAGCCCAGGTACTTAACTTCTGACTGTAAGAATTCGCATTTATCAATCCTTAATTCAAGTTTATTCTCTACCAATCGTCTCATCACTTCTTGTAAAATTTCCATGTGACTATCACTATCTTTAGTTGCTACCATAATATCGTCCATGTATATTATAACTTTGTCTTCCTTTACCATATCTGCAAAAATGTTGTTTGTGAATCTTTGAAACACCGCCGATGCATTTCGTAACCCGAACGGCATCCTCAACCATTCGTATTGTCCCATGGGGGTCGTGAACGATGTGTATTTAACTGAATCTTTATGCATAAATACGTGGAAGTATCCATTCTTCAGGTCTAACTTGGTGAAAAGTCTTTTCCCTGACAGTTTATCTAGTAGGTCGTCTATCAGAGGTGTTGGGTAATTGTCCTTTATCATACCTTTATTAAGTGTGCGATAATCGACGCACAGTCTCAACTCTCCCGAATTCTTTTTTACCAGTACTATAGGCGAAACGTATTCTGACTCACTGGTTCTGATGTAACCTTTTTCTGTGTATTCGTCTATCATTTTCTGTACTTGGGCTTTTTCGCTATACGACAGTCTTCTAGGTGGGCAATGAAACGGTTTTTCGTGTTCGAAATTCAACTTCATTTCCCACTTGGTTTGTGGTAAGTTTGGTCTTTCTGCGTTTACATACGCTGTCCTAAACATGTATTTAAGTCGTCCTGCGAGTTCTTGGCTACAATCTGTCCCTACTTTCAACTCCCAGTCGTTTTCTTTGTCTGGATACTGGCTTGGTAGTTCGTTGAAATTGGTTTTTACGCTCTCGCAGGTATCGCTGTCTTCCAGACACTCAACCATTGcagaacactcattttctaccTTGCCTCCACTTTCTACTTCATGCTTATTCTCTTTAACACCCTCATCTTTAACTTCACATTCAtattctcctaaacactcattctctattttccactcatttttttctaaacactcattttctcctaaacactcattttcttctaaacactcattttctcctaaacactcattttcttctaaacactcattttctcctaaacactcattttcttctaaacactcatttttttctaaacactcattttttatttcacaCTCGTTTTTTGTCTcactctccttctccttgcaAATGTCActtacaattttaaatttgcataaattcatAAAATCCCTACCTAACACAGCCTCATAGCCCATCGACTCGTCTGCCACTACTAGTAATTCAAAGTTGATTCGATTTTTGTTAATAATTACAAAACTGGGTATTTTACCAAAGATGTTAAGTTTGCTATTATTTAGTCCAACATAAGCGTAATCCGcatttttattcaaaataaattcaatttctcTGTTTTTCTTGTCTTTGTTAAACTTATATAAACTTAAATCATCTTCTTTGATTTCGTTCGAACTTAATCGTGAGCGCTCTTCCACTTTATTTAGGTTATTTTCCGACTGGTGCTCTAGACACGATAACTTCATAAAACTTATTGGGCTCCCTGAGTCGATGAGGCAATTTAAGGACAAGCATTTGTTATTGTAATTGCTaatgtatatattaaatttgtatatataaTCGTTATGTACCTTGTACTTCTTTTCGTCACAGTGTGACACCTGGTGACTCATGCTGCCGCATCCGTAGCACGCTCCTCTTTCGCGCTTGGGCTTGCGGCACTCCCCTGCCACGTGGCCCAAAGAGTTGCAGTTGTAGCAGCGAATGGGTGTTGGCGAGGCTCCAGTGTTTGCCCCTTCAGTTGAACCGTACTTCTTTGGCAGCATGATCTTCTCGAACGCCTTGAGTAGTTGATATGGAGCGCCAAAGCACTGCATGTGGGCTTGCCTACGCAGGCCTACATCTGGGATACCTTCGATGACTCCGTCAATAAACTCCTCGTCGTCAATGACTATGCGGGATGCCAGCGACACTTTGGCGTTGAAGTACATCGAGAACTCCTCGCCACGTGCCCATGAACGGGACTCGAACTTGCGACGGAGCAACAGTTTGCTTTCCTTGGGATGGAAAGTGTCTTCCATGACGTTCAACAATTGATCGATTGGCAGCGACATGTGCTCCGGACTCGAATGCAGCCACACCAATGCTTTGTCCTTAAGCTTCGACATTAGCAGCATTAGTAGCTTCTCATCCTTCAGTTTGTTCACTTTTGCGACGGCCTTAAACTGCGCGATCCAAGTTGTGACGTCATCGTTGTTTCCAGAAATGTTGCCATGATATGTTGGCAACATGTCTTTGGCGGCATTTAGCAACATGACGCCAGCGTCATTGCTGTCGGCTGGTGTTGTGTTCTCTCCTCTCCCTTccttctccctctcgctctgcagcttcagcagctcgaTTTGCAGTTTTAACATTTCAACCTCTGCTCGATATTCGCcatggttgttgttgtgcccAGGCGCTTGCGGTGCTTTTTCGTTCTTCTCTTTGCGTTCGCTCTTCGTCGAGTCTTGATCTGCGGCCGCCTCATCTTCCCTCTCGTTCTCGCATGTTTCGGCTGCCGGTGGTCCCTGTCCCCGCAGCTCTACTGGTATTTCGTTAAGTCTCGCTGCCATGGCAgctttgcttccaccttttggTAGATTGAGGTACTCCAGCCATTCGCGCAGCTGGGCGGCCGAGAACTCCTCCGTGCCGACCAAGTCCGACATGTTTTTTTTCAGCGATGGCGTCTTCGACGGACGAGATAATAAAAATTTTCGCTATTTTTCACTGGCGGCGATTGATCGTATCCCACTTCTGAAATTGTAGGCCGTCTAACCCGGGAATTGTAGTGACCAATATCGGTGCGTGAGTGAACGGTataggtataaaaacacaaacccggtgatttaatgtaactcttttttattagctgcgcgtccgtctctcacaatcgccatttacaaagtgccctcactctcttctcgatgtttcttatccgatatctcactattggtatttcccaccgagtgtatcgatggtgcggtaaataccaatgcgcgctgtatgctattttaaatactagttGAATGCCTCACTAATTATTACCTTGCTACACCATCAAAGAGGGAGAGTACGGATGCGAATCACACAGACGTCGAAGAAAGTATAAATATCCAGCAGAGAAGATAGATCTCGAGTGGTATTTTGCAATCTGGGGTCCATCGGTGTTCCGGTGGCCTGTGAGGGACTCGACGAGTTGGCTCACAGAAGCACGGCGCTGAGGGATCTGAGGATGCAAAGAAAATCCAcaaagtaaaaagttttttttgGTGTTTGATGATTCGGCTCTTATCTGACAACGGGAAGCAGGAAATCTCAAGAGGGGATTTGGTTTGGCACTGGCAGAGGAGAATCCACAAGCCAGTTAGCAACCGGCCCGGTGCCTGGTGTGCAAAATGAGAAcctgaagaagaaaaaagaaatacCCGAAGTTAGGATATGGACAGAAAGATTTCTGTTTTTCGCTTCCCCTGCTTACCGCTGGATGCAGTCGGGAGGGTAGATTCTCAATGAGATTTTTGTTCTGAGTGGCCCGTGGGGACAGAAGTCGGCCACGCGTTGCACTCGGAGCAGCTACAACATCCCGCAACGAACATTCAGTAGGGAAGTAGGCGGAAACAGCGACTGTAGGGAAGTGAGCGCCCTTGACTCTTAATCTTCCAAGGAAGATAAGATTAGTCAACAGCGCTCGCAAAGTTCTAGACGTTGGACAGGAAAAGACGTAGAACACCATGTGCGGAGTTGGCCCTAGTAGTAGTTGTGGTTCCTTTCCCCTTATTATTGTTTTGCCGTATTAAGTGTTTTTGTGCTGAAGATCAGTGAGCTAGCGTTAtagcaaagactatacaataccaagatgttgcatgagcgaccaaaaagctgttctatggcgggtcctaacaaTAGGACCCAAAcggcacgagggagcgcgcggggtttcaattcccttttcgcctgtacttcgtctctaccgcgaccccgctgcccatcggtttcgtctgttcggcaatgccttcaccagcaacgaaataatTCTGGACTCTAATTCGAGCCTCAGCACTGAACTCATattcactaactaatttagcaagctgagacagccaaaggtcccactgtgccgcgccaaagacatcagcgaccacgctgccctacggtttcggcacgcagacactgacatgctttcacacggactcgacgctgaccgaggcattgacgaagccgagtagcatttcggaggcgaaggtagcgttAAAGAaaattgaagtactagccccgcgcgcccgtaccatgaagcgtcaaacggaaattgaaaaagcatttgttcctcatgcaacatcttgatattgtatagtctttggttaTAGGTAGTGTTTATGCGATTGTTCTGAAAGAAAAATAGATAATTGTAGTGAATAAAAAGATAAGTAGGATAGTTCGAGGTAGGGAAATATAGGGCCAAGTTGATGAGCGCGTACAACTTGCGGTCTAAACAGAAAATGACCCGCAGGACTCCTCCACCAGGTAACCTCCAAGGACAGATGCAAGGCGGTGACACACAGGGCGCTGAGGGGCGTGGAGACGACAGCTGGAATTTGCCAGGCCAATCCAACGCACTGCCCTCCGAGATTCTCTCAGGAGTAAATGTCGCCATAGCGCAAGCACAGGAGACGTGGAGAGGCAGCATGGCAGATACCCTGAGTAAGACGCTGCTGGAGGAGTTCCGTCGCGGCTTTATGGAGCTGATGGGGGCCATAACAGAGGTGATGGCGCCTCTGCGCCAGAACGTGGAATTGATCCAAGACCTGAGATTGGAAAGAGACCAGAATGAAATCAAAGATAATAATGGCGATCAGCAGCCCCTAGCTCAACTCAGGTAGAAGCCGAACACAGGGACCATTCCCAAAAGGTCCAAGGACGATGACTCATGGAATTCCCAGTCGCCTCCAAGGAAGCCGGCGAGGTTGAGCCAGAACTGGCGCCGAGGAATAGGCGATGCGGACCTGGATCCAGGTGCTGGAAGGCAGAGACGGGAGACATCAGGAGACGGCGGAGGTCCAACAGATCTGCCACCATTTGTAAGGAGAGATGATTGGAGAGGAACGAGATGGGGACGCGTCGACAAATGGGAAATCCACTTCGACGGAGACCCAAATAAGATGACGGTGCAGGACTTCGTGTTCAGGGTCGAGTTCCTCCGTAGGCAGAACCGACGGTCGTGGGACGAGGTCTTTGACAACTTTCACCATCTCGTCAAAGGACAAGCGGCGGAGTGGTATTGGC is part of the Drosophila miranda strain MSH22 chromosome Y unlocalized genomic scaffold, D.miranda_PacBio2.1 Contig_Y1_pilon, whole genome shotgun sequence genome and harbors:
- the LOC117191319 gene encoding uncharacterized protein LOC117191319 gives rise to the protein MSDLVGTEEFSAAQLREWLEYLNLPKGGSKAAMAARLNEIPVELRGQGPPAAETCENEREDEAAADQDSTKSERKEKNEKAPQAPGHNNNHGEYRAEVEMLKLQIELLKLQSEREKEGRGENTTPADSNDAGVMLLNAAKDMLPTYHGNISGNNDDVTTWIAQFKAVAKVNKLKDEKLLMLLMSKLKDKALVWLHSSPEHMSLPIDQLLNVMEDTFHPKESKLLLRRKFESRSWARGEEFSMYFNAKVSLASRIVIDDEEFIDGVIEGIPDVGLRRQAHMQCFGAPYQLLKAFEKIMLPKKYGSTEGANTGASPTPIRCYNCNSLGHVAGECRKPKRERGACYGCGSMSHQVSHCDEKKYKIASSTQGAQ